In the Nitrospiria bacterium genome, one interval contains:
- a CDS encoding AAA family ATPase: MYESFYGFREKPFSLIPDPEFFYRSSNHRAALSLLEYGLFNRSGFIVITGEIGTGKSLLLRKMMGEAGQELTIGLISNTHGNFQSLMPWMMGIFNLRPRSRDQASVHRKFAEFLDREHALKRRVVLVVDEAQNLEPSMLEELRLLSNMNSGKDPILQIVLSGQPGLRDLLRRSDMIQFAQRIDAEYHLEPMNAEETDRYIHHRVKTAGREIPLFEEEAFSLIYRISGGVPRLINQACERSLVYGFAEQAERISARLVAEAASDRIAGRIIPFVKDSGLTSFLNGRERPVRDQEGNGEWPTHRSERSGSAEASGKASGMAYQKGMELKEAGRRDEAVPFFEKAAEDPAYWMKASFLAGLCHREAGRSDEALKLFRRALSDYSAPGREVIRVRYEMGCVLEEQGKIEEALDCFQRVRFMERGFGDVADRIERLTESMTLRQSRLVRFRKRLKGLARALLAIFNGSLQKFNQFLISR, encoded by the coding sequence ATGTACGAATCGTTTTACGGATTTCGCGAGAAACCGTTTTCTCTTATTCCGGATCCCGAGTTCTTTTACCGCAGTTCCAACCATCGCGCGGCTCTGAGTTTGTTGGAATACGGCCTCTTTAATCGATCCGGGTTCATCGTCATTACCGGCGAGATCGGGACCGGCAAAAGCCTGCTGTTGCGCAAGATGATGGGCGAAGCCGGACAGGAGCTCACCATCGGTCTGATCTCGAACACCCATGGCAACTTTCAGAGCCTGATGCCGTGGATGATGGGGATCTTTAATCTGCGGCCCCGGAGCCGGGATCAGGCATCCGTCCACCGAAAATTTGCGGAGTTCTTGGACCGGGAACATGCCCTGAAACGCCGGGTGGTCCTGGTCGTGGACGAGGCTCAGAATCTGGAACCCTCCATGCTGGAGGAACTGAGGCTGTTGTCGAACATGAATTCCGGCAAGGACCCGATTCTGCAGATCGTTCTTTCCGGGCAGCCCGGCCTCCGGGATCTCTTGCGCCGGTCCGACATGATCCAGTTCGCTCAGCGGATCGACGCGGAGTATCACCTGGAACCGATGAATGCGGAAGAAACCGATCGGTATATCCATCATCGCGTGAAAACCGCCGGGAGAGAAATTCCGCTGTTCGAAGAGGAGGCGTTTTCCCTGATCTATCGCATTTCGGGGGGCGTTCCTCGCTTGATCAATCAGGCCTGCGAACGTTCTCTTGTTTACGGATTCGCGGAACAGGCCGAGAGGATTTCGGCCCGGCTGGTGGCCGAGGCGGCTTCGGACCGGATCGCGGGGAGAATCATTCCCTTTGTCAAAGATAGCGGTCTAACCTCCTTTCTGAATGGAAGAGAGCGCCCGGTTCGGGATCAGGAGGGGAACGGCGAATGGCCGACTCATCGGTCGGAACGGTCCGGGTCGGCCGAGGCTTCGGGAAAAGCTTCCGGCATGGCCTACCAAAAAGGGATGGAATTGAAGGAAGCGGGCCGGCGGGACGAGGCCGTTCCCTTCTTTGAAAAAGCCGCGGAGGACCCGGCCTATTGGATGAAGGCCTCGTTCCTGGCCGGCCTTTGCCACCGGGAGGCGGGTCGAAGCGACGAGGCCCTGAAATTATTCAGAAGAGCCTTGTCGGATTATTCCGCGCCCGGCCGGGAGGTCATTCGTGTGCGTTATGAAATGGGATGCGTTCTGGAAGAGCAGGGGAAGATCGAAGAAGCTCTGGATTGTTTTCAGCGGGTGCGATTCATGGAACGCGGTTTTGGCGATGTGGCCGACCGCATCGAGCGGTTGACGGAATCCATGACGCTTCGTCAATCCCGGCTCGTGCGATTCCGGAAGCGGCTGAAAGGGCTCGCGCGCGCTCTTCTTGCGATCTTCAACGGGAGTTTACAGAAATTTAATCAATTCTTGATATCCAGATAA
- a CDS encoding CpsD/CapB family tyrosine-protein kinase, with amino-acid sequence MDKIQLALDRVKEKREKEGPSTLTGPPYSPVRSSERIIYTRTRSVEVPLSHMRERRILAAFEENEFVHAYKILRTQVLHRMRENGWSMLGVTSPGEGEGKTVTAINLAISLAMEAGQTVLLVDADLRNPGVHGVLGIGPDRGLAEYLLDDIPVESLLVHPGLGRLVLLPGGRKIHDSTERLTSPKMTALVAELKHRYPERLVLFDLPPLLRSADVLAFSPYLDALLLVVEAGRTKREEIEKALHLIKEVPLIGTVLNKS; translated from the coding sequence ATGGACAAGATACAGCTCGCACTCGATCGAGTGAAAGAGAAACGAGAAAAAGAGGGGCCCTCGACCCTTACCGGCCCCCCGTATTCGCCGGTAAGATCCTCGGAACGCATCATCTATACCCGGACGCGTTCGGTGGAGGTGCCGCTCTCCCATATGCGGGAGCGGCGGATCCTCGCGGCCTTTGAAGAGAACGAGTTTGTCCATGCCTATAAAATTCTTCGGACACAGGTCCTTCATCGGATGCGGGAAAACGGCTGGAGTATGCTCGGGGTGACGAGTCCGGGAGAGGGCGAAGGGAAAACGGTGACGGCGATCAACCTGGCGATCAGTCTGGCGATGGAGGCGGGTCAGACGGTTCTCCTGGTCGACGCGGATTTGCGAAACCCGGGCGTGCACGGCGTCCTCGGAATCGGGCCGGACCGGGGGCTGGCCGAATATCTGCTGGACGATATTCCCGTCGAGTCGCTCCTGGTCCATCCGGGTCTCGGACGTCTCGTTCTCCTCCCGGGGGGGCGGAAAATTCATGATTCGACCGAACGGCTCACGTCGCCGAAGATGACCGCCCTGGTGGCGGAGTTAAAGCACCGCTACCCGGAAAGGCTGGTCCTCTTCGATCTCCCCCCGCTCCTCCGGTCGGCCGATGTGTTGGCCTTTTCTCCCTACCTCGACGCCTTGTTGTTGGTCGTCGAGGCGGGGCGGACCAAGAGGGAGGAAATCGAAAAAGCATTGCATCTGATCAAAGAAGTTCCCTTGATCGGAACGGTCTTGAATAAAAGCTAG
- a CDS encoding POTRA domain-containing protein produces MKGLLPIIWLLCFLFSGSHSAWCADEGTGEAAPAPQEAPKPPQETQGQAPNEPAAQAPPVQNPAEITFAVTDYQVDGNSVLPSERVKAIVSNYLGPKQRMMDVESARSALEKAYREAGYPTVIVTVPQQTIENGVVRLTVIESRLGEIRVVGNRYFSKKTIFERLPSLKENILIYEPTFLRELNMANSNPDLQITPALVLGQKPGTVDLELAVKDRLPLHESIEWNNQGTPDTPEQRLNGAIQYTNLFNRDQILTFQTTQTPQDWGRVRVYGLSYVVPLKQSGRTAVFYGALSQSKSQLSAGTVSTSSGNINIPGNADIGGTRYVIPLDTGTKLSEQIILGLDYKHLDKSTASFPGGLGTAVVSDRVNYAPLSINDTLVYPDDVGTMKISLTAKGYVAGMVPGGGNEDFGGDPSDRINHPGNREGSTGTFLILQGGLERLQDLPKGSALSLKADGQWANGPLIPAEEYFAGGVDSVRGYLESEALGDDGFRWTLEFLSPTFPIVRPNPYKESLMFTVFYDEAYLRTLKPPPGQLNRQQLAGAGFGVRLKVTDYFQGRVDFARALKDASVTRAGDYFIHFSLKVMF; encoded by the coding sequence TTGAAAGGTCTCCTGCCGATCATTTGGTTGCTTTGTTTCCTCTTCTCCGGATCCCATTCGGCATGGTGCGCGGACGAGGGGACGGGGGAAGCGGCGCCCGCGCCCCAGGAAGCGCCCAAACCGCCGCAAGAGACGCAAGGACAGGCGCCCAATGAGCCGGCGGCACAGGCACCCCCGGTCCAAAATCCCGCGGAGATCACCTTTGCCGTTACCGACTATCAGGTCGATGGCAATTCGGTTCTGCCTTCGGAGAGAGTCAAAGCGATCGTTTCGAATTATTTGGGGCCGAAACAGCGCATGATGGATGTGGAATCGGCCCGTTCCGCGCTGGAGAAGGCTTATCGCGAAGCCGGGTACCCCACCGTGATCGTGACCGTCCCGCAGCAGACCATCGAAAACGGGGTCGTTCGTCTCACGGTGATCGAAAGCAGGCTGGGCGAGATTCGTGTGGTCGGGAACCGGTATTTTTCCAAGAAGACGATTTTCGAGAGGCTGCCCTCTTTAAAAGAGAACATCTTGATTTATGAGCCGACGTTCCTGAGGGAATTGAATATGGCCAACTCCAATCCGGACCTGCAAATCACACCGGCTCTCGTGCTCGGGCAGAAACCCGGAACCGTCGATCTCGAATTGGCGGTCAAGGATCGGCTTCCGCTTCATGAAAGTATTGAATGGAACAATCAGGGGACGCCCGACACGCCGGAACAGCGCCTGAACGGCGCGATCCAATATACGAACCTCTTTAACCGGGACCAGATCCTGACCTTTCAGACGACTCAAACGCCCCAGGATTGGGGACGGGTTCGGGTTTACGGATTGAGCTATGTCGTACCATTGAAACAGTCCGGTCGAACGGCTGTTTTTTATGGCGCACTCTCCCAAAGCAAGTCGCAGTTATCCGCCGGAACCGTGTCAACCTCATCGGGAAATATCAACATCCCCGGGAATGCCGACATCGGGGGGACCCGGTATGTCATTCCACTCGATACCGGCACAAAATTGTCCGAGCAAATCATCCTGGGTCTTGATTATAAACATTTGGATAAGAGCACGGCCAGCTTTCCTGGTGGGTTGGGGACGGCGGTCGTAAGCGATCGGGTCAATTATGCGCCCCTCTCGATCAACGATACGCTGGTTTATCCTGACGATGTGGGAACGATGAAGATTTCCTTAACGGCCAAAGGATATGTGGCGGGGATGGTGCCGGGGGGAGGCAATGAGGATTTCGGAGGCGATCCATCGGATCGCATCAACCATCCCGGCAACCGCGAGGGTTCGACCGGGACTTTTCTCATCCTTCAGGGAGGTCTGGAGCGGTTGCAGGATCTCCCAAAGGGATCCGCTCTGTCCTTGAAGGCCGACGGGCAGTGGGCGAACGGGCCCTTGATACCGGCCGAAGAATATTTTGCGGGAGGCGTGGACTCGGTGCGCGGTTATCTGGAAAGCGAGGCCTTGGGAGACGATGGCTTCCGCTGGACATTGGAATTTCTTTCTCCAACATTTCCGATCGTCCGTCCCAATCCTTATAAGGAGAGCCTGATGTTTACCGTATTCTACGATGAGGCCTACCTCCGTACCCTGAAGCCCCCTCCCGGTCAACTCAACCGTCAACAGCTTGCCGGCGCGGGTTTTGGCGTTCGGTTGAAAGTGACCGACTATTTTCAGGGACGCGTGGATTTTGCCCGGGCGCTCAAGGATGCCTCCGTTACCCGGGCCGGGGATTATTTTATTCATTTTTCTCTCAAAGTGATGTTTTAA
- a CDS encoding Wzz/FepE/Etk N-terminal domain-containing protein, whose protein sequence is MDDQKKDLREYLDLFQRRKIQILAPTAVLFILGILVAFLLPSAYRSTATILIEEQEVPTDLVRSTVTSYADQRIETIKHQVMTRSNLWKIVEQYGLYSGLRRRSTTEDVLERFVDDIKIEVISAEVVDRRTGQPTHATIAFTLAYDGETPELAQKVANELTSLFLSENLKTRERNAQETTVFLKGQAQRLSGHIKELEKKISVFKERAQGALPELTQLNMQLLNQVDQELINVDQQVRSLEEKKISLEGQLATLKPNTPIITASGERILDREERLKALRAQYASSASYLSAQHPDVIKMKREIDALEKEVGKGSDADELSKQITDARANLSGLLERYGEDHPDVVRYRKIIASLEKEIAQAKTTPEEPAAVPPENPAYILTQSQLSSAIHDLDAMKATRAEMKARAQELSHRLEETPMIEQVYLDLTRDRDNSVEKYREIRSKLVEAQVSEVLEDQRKGERFSLIDPPALPEKPEKPKRPVIVFLSLVLAAAGGIGYGAAAESLDHSVHTAQTLGTVSQAPPLAVIPYMPNTEDRKRSLRIKRRLIGGSIGLLVISLMTIHLLWVPLDVLWFVVLRKLGVG, encoded by the coding sequence ATGGATGATCAGAAGAAAGACCTCCGAGAATATCTGGACCTTTTTCAGAGGAGAAAAATTCAAATTTTAGCGCCCACGGCGGTGCTCTTTATCCTGGGCATCCTGGTGGCGTTCCTTTTGCCGTCCGCCTATCGCTCCACGGCCACCATTCTGATCGAGGAACAGGAGGTCCCCACGGATCTGGTGCGATCCACCGTAACCAGCTATGCCGATCAGCGCATCGAAACCATCAAACACCAAGTCATGACCCGCTCCAACCTCTGGAAGATCGTGGAACAATACGGGCTTTATTCCGGCCTGCGCCGGCGCAGCACGACGGAAGACGTGCTGGAGCGTTTCGTGGACGACATCAAAATCGAGGTGATCAGCGCGGAGGTCGTGGACCGCCGCACCGGCCAGCCGACGCACGCCACCATCGCGTTCACCCTGGCGTATGACGGGGAAACCCCGGAATTGGCCCAGAAGGTCGCCAACGAGCTGACCAGTCTTTTCTTGTCCGAGAATCTGAAAACCCGTGAACGCAACGCCCAGGAAACGACGGTGTTTCTCAAAGGCCAGGCCCAACGACTCTCCGGCCATATTAAGGAACTGGAAAAAAAGATTTCGGTCTTCAAGGAGCGCGCCCAGGGGGCCTTGCCCGAACTGACGCAGCTGAACATGCAGTTGTTGAATCAGGTCGACCAGGAGCTGATCAATGTGGATCAACAAGTCCGTTCGCTCGAAGAAAAGAAGATTTCTCTCGAAGGACAATTGGCGACCCTGAAACCCAACACGCCGATCATCACCGCCTCCGGGGAACGCATCCTGGACCGGGAAGAAAGGCTTAAAGCCCTGCGGGCTCAGTATGCGAGCAGCGCGTCCTATTTATCGGCGCAGCATCCCGATGTGATCAAGATGAAGCGGGAGATCGATGCGCTCGAGAAAGAGGTCGGAAAGGGAAGCGACGCGGACGAACTTTCCAAACAGATCACCGACGCCCGTGCGAACCTGTCCGGCCTTTTGGAGCGGTATGGGGAAGACCATCCCGATGTCGTCCGCTACCGAAAGATCATCGCCTCCCTTGAAAAAGAGATCGCCCAGGCGAAGACGACGCCGGAAGAACCGGCGGCGGTTCCGCCCGAAAACCCGGCCTACATCCTGACCCAATCCCAACTTTCATCGGCCATACACGATTTGGACGCGATGAAGGCCACGCGGGCGGAAATGAAAGCCCGCGCCCAGGAACTTTCGCATCGGCTGGAGGAAACTCCCATGATCGAGCAGGTGTACCTGGACCTGACCCGCGACCGGGATAACTCCGTCGAGAAATACCGTGAGATCCGGTCCAAATTGGTGGAAGCCCAGGTCTCGGAGGTTTTGGAAGACCAGCGCAAAGGGGAGCGTTTTTCCCTGATCGATCCCCCGGCCCTTCCCGAAAAACCGGAAAAGCCGAAACGGCCCGTCATCGTTTTTCTCAGTCTCGTGCTGGCCGCCGCCGGCGGCATCGGCTACGGAGCGGCGGCGGAAAGTCTCGACCATTCCGTCCATACCGCGCAGACGCTGGGCACGGTAAGTCAGGCGCCCCCGCTGGCGGTCATTCCCTACATGCCCAATACGGAAGACCGGAAACGGTCCCTTCGGATCAAAAGACGGCTGATCGGAGGAAGCATCGGTCTTCTGGTTATTTCGTTGATGACGATTCATCTCCTATGGGTTCCCCTGGATGTCCTCTGGTTCGTCGTTCTGCGGAAGCTTGGGGTCGGATAA
- a CDS encoding polysaccharide biosynthesis/export family protein: MRGLETIGVIVASVALSLLPILAGAESDAGVVSAKSEYRLGPEDVLQISVWKDESLTREALVRPDGMISFPLIGEVQAEGRTAEELQKDIRERLSPFIPDPTVSVAVTKVNSYKIYVVGKVNRPGEYLVGHYTNVMQALSLAGGMTPFASENGIEVLHSEPGGQRTFSFRYGDIKKGKHLEQNILLQRGDVIVVP, from the coding sequence TTGAGAGGGCTGGAAACCATAGGGGTCATCGTTGCATCGGTGGCGTTGAGCCTTCTTCCGATCCTGGCGGGCGCCGAATCGGATGCGGGGGTGGTTTCCGCAAAATCGGAGTACCGCCTGGGACCGGAGGATGTGCTGCAGATTTCCGTTTGGAAGGACGAAAGCCTGACCCGGGAGGCGCTGGTTCGGCCGGACGGGATGATTTCGTTTCCGCTCATCGGGGAGGTGCAGGCCGAGGGAAGGACCGCCGAGGAACTCCAAAAGGATATCCGGGAGCGTCTTTCACCGTTCATCCCCGACCCGACCGTCTCGGTCGCCGTGACCAAGGTGAACAGCTATAAAATATACGTGGTCGGAAAAGTAAATCGCCCCGGGGAATACCTGGTCGGTCATTACACCAATGTCATGCAGGCCCTCAGTCTGGCGGGGGGCATGACGCCGTTCGCCTCGGAAAACGGGATCGAGGTCCTCCACTCGGAACCGGGGGGGCAGCGGACTTTTTCCTTCCGCTACGGCGACATCAAGAAAGGGAAGCACTTGGAGCAGAACATCCTCCTTCAAAGGGGGGACGTGATCGTGGTGCCGTGA